One window of the Betta splendens chromosome 21, fBetSpl5.4, whole genome shotgun sequence genome contains the following:
- the frmpd4 gene encoding FERM and PDZ domain-containing protein 4 isoform X10, with protein MEADDNELGIFTVIHHRTKSSGWPPPSGTWSGSQGPPNGWDMGTSREGRDCYINHVSQSSSLEEIRLDGDKFVPPAPRKVEMRRDPVLGFGFVAGSEKPVVVRSVTPGGPSEGKLIPGDEIIMINDEPVSSAPRERVIDLVRYANTPRSCKESIVLTVVQPYPSPKSAFISAAKKAKLKTNPVKVRFAEEVIINGQVPETVKDNSLLFMPNVLKVYLENGQTKSFKFDSNTSIKDVILTLQEKLSIKSIEHFSLMLEQRSEGSASKLMLLHEQEMLTQVTQRPGSHKMKCFFRITFVPKDPVELLRRDAIAFEYLYVQSCNDVVLERFGSELKYDTALRLAALQMYILTINTKQSQKVSLKYIEKEWGLALFLPPAVLSSMKEKNIKKALTHILKTNQNLVPPGKKLTALQAKVHYLKYLSDLRLYGGRVFKSTLVQGEKHTEVTLLVGPRYGISHVINTKTNLVALLADFSHVNRIEMYTEDENRVRVELHVLDVKPITLLMESVDAMNLACLTAGYYRLLVDSRRSIFNVAKNTESHAARVKQNYQSIECTYSTPHKGCEDRSIQRCSQDYSDQECEYLDHGRCEGQPVYVTEIHQPQHTVHMAERVECCRAPCSQTYLNVPRPRPQESSRSAKVSFIFGDPPLDSVNPQNLGYQRLMDESPEILDNHSSMYRRLEDDYRMMDAIEDGDGYPYATKIFGPAECIEEPLLHDICYAETTDEAEDEDDISCEEDMVMSDIDKPMLLSLSGSSDDIIDLTSLPPPPEGNDEEDNDVLLHSLNLAIAAPPPGFRDSSDEEEQQGAGPRAQGVRNDIPVSLIDSVPTHRAEGHGEPLDDAVVSTLQALEALAASEEQSPAQSESSTGVELSRAFSPDSSDSGNETNSSEMTESSELACAQRHSENLRMYVAMTEGYHAMNEEKTEVAASRNGGARAMPYNPQEHQEETKSSAATSSQMFHSDGGEMEPETMEIKSVSEFFTKLHMGSVMNRQRGKQKEAEGKSQGDACESSDRSQVIAQDTTKEDPPHLVGKYNAFTVRDSYYMNQLDLGRTHYKDRHQKWQQRAAGNKMAENLSAECVNESQASHADRLTLKGEKKDSDERSQQLNAQFRSPSKAPIPAEGDAASQDNEQPQMKIPQSEHDVTRLYDYHVSKRMSSIQSEGVHSLQSSQCSSIDAGCSTGSSSCVTPMDSPLCATDNMHVLSESSLRGLGYVTAEEKSYGAPGQAKAAHPMDPTLLRKIHAATSAEPGFTIPRDGSHRMPKIKETTACTQLKKVEKESSLALYNETSTTTTTMSPSSLRSSTEPSRLTLACSETDPHALAFPSSGSSCEPTTGSLRKPHRVRMLRRSWSTTMPGSRSLEALIEKTKATLTGRSSGQNLQSHDEPESQREYSIKSLPKSLSQGLLSSNSSAEELLRGASALLPEPAVPKLAVRRCHRPFSHCFHRRKTNTDGDNDGRDMPSHTLFSVSTVSFCPMERQKADCKVKMTTDVNDSSLKARLDHVNSMKGKTYSLHTGFALAQKDALEIVDVLRSSVGRLARRERSEVNKGDMETFSQLLLMQAKLLSNSCSQMAVEYSSPEELLLTLTHSFHTLCCLTQACMSLMEGLSTDRERRKLVAKVDEIVMNYVCLLKAAEAAAGSSPSDQSVNALTHHSATISTITSSLTHSLKTLLTK; from the exons ATGGAAGCGGACGACAATGAACTCGGTATCTTCACTGTGATTCA CCACAGGACCAAATCCTCAGGCTGGCCTCCGCCTTCAGGGACCTGGAGCGGTTCACAGGGACCCCCAAATGGATGGGACATGGGCACCAGTAGAGAGGGGCGTGACTGCTACATCAA TCACGTCTCCCAGAGCAGCTCCTTGGAGGAGATTCGGCTGGACGGGGACAAGTTTGTGCCACCAGCTCCCCGGAAGGTGGAGATGAGAAGAGACCCAGTGCTTGGCTTTGGCTTTGTGGCAGGCAGTGAGAAACCTGTGGTAGTTCGCTCAGTGACACCAG GGGGTCCTTCAGAAGGCAAGCTCATCCCAGGAGACGAGATCATCATGATTAATGATGAGCCAGTCAGTTCAGCGCCCAGGGAGAGGGTTATTGACCTTGTCAGGTATGCTAACACACCAAG GAGCTGCAAGGAGTCGATTGTGTTGACAGTTGTACAGCCGTACCCA TCACCCAAGTCGGCATTCATCAGCGCAGCCAAAAAGGCCAAGTTAAAGACTAATCCTGTTAAAGTCCGCTTCGCTGAAGAGGTCATCATCAACGGCCAAGTCCCT GAAACTGTGAAGGACAACTCCCTTCTTTTTATGCCAAATGTCCTGAAGGTGTATCTGGAGAATGGGCAGACTAAATCATTTAAATTCGACAGCAACACATCTATAAAG GATGTCATTTTGACCCTGCAAGAAAAGCTTTCCATTAAGAGCATTGAGCATTTTTCTctgatgctggagcagagaTCTGAGGGATCTGCCAGCAAACTCATGCTCCTGCATGAGCAAGAGATGCTGACTCAG GTGACACAGAGGCCAGGGTCGCACAAGATGAAGTGTTTTTTTCGCATCACATTTGTCCCAAAGGATCCGGTGGAGCTGCTCAGGAGAGACGCAATAGCATTTGAGTACCTCTATGTTCAG AGCTGTAATGATGTGGTACTGGAGAGATTTGGGTCAGAGCTTAAATACGACACGGCCCTCCGTCTGGCTGCCCTGCAAATGTATATTCTAACCATCAACACCAAACAGTCACAGAAAGTTTCCCTGAAGTATATAGA GAAGGAGTGGGGTTTGGCCTTGTTCCTGCCTCCTGCAGTGCTTTCCAGCATGAAAGAGAAGAACATCAAAAAAGCCCTTACTCACATCCTTAAAACCAACCAGAACCTAGTGCCACCTGGTAAAAAG CTGACTGCTTTGCAGGCAAAGGTGCATTATCTGAAGTATCTCAGTGACTTAAGACTGTATGGAGGACGAGTGTTTAAATCAACACTAGTT CAAGGCGAGAAGCACACTGAAGTGACTTTGCTGGTGGGCCCAAGATACGGCATTAGTCACGTGATTAACACCAAAACTAACCTGGTGGCACTTCTGGCTGATTTCAGTCATGTCAATCGCATTGAGATGTATACAGAGGACGAGAACAGAGTTAGAGTTGAACTTCACGTCCTGGATGTAAAG CCCATCACTCTCTTAATGGAGTCTGTTGATGCAATGAATCTGGCCTGTTTGACTGCTGGCTACTATAGATTACTGGTGGACTCCAGGCGCTCCATCTTCAATGTGGCCAAAAACACAGAAA GCCACGCAGCACGAGTAAAGCAGAACTACCAGAGCATTGAGTGCACATATAGCACACCCCATAAGGGATGTGAAGACAGAAGCATACAGCGTTGTAGTCAAGATTATTCTGACCAAGAATGTGAATACCTTGACCATGGCAGATGTGAAGGCCAACCAGTTTATGTTACTGAGATCCACCAACCCCAGCACACAGTCCACATGGCAGAAAGGGTGGAGTGCTGCAGAGCCCCTTGCTCCCAAACTTACCTCAATGTTCCAAGGCCCAGACCCCAAGAATCCTCCAGGAGTGCAAAGGTCTCCTTTATATTTGGAGATCCTCCCTTGGACAGTGTAAACCCTCAAAATCTGGGTTACCAGAGACTCATGGATGAAAGCCCAGAGATTCTAGACAATCACAGTTCCATGTACAGGCGTCTTGAGGACGACTATAGGATGATGGATGCCATAGAAGATGGGGATGGGTATCCGTACGCCACAAAAATCTTTGGCCCTGCTGAGTGCATcgaggagccgctgctgcaTGATATCTGTTATGCAGAGACAACAGATGaggcagaggatgaggatgacatAAGCTGTGAGGAGGACATGGTGATGAGTGACATTGACAAGCCTATGTTGCTCTCGCTCTCTGGGTCCAGTGATGACATCATAGACTTgacctcccttcctcctccaccagaggGTAACGATGAGGAGGACAATGATGTTCTGCTGCACTCTCTTAACTTGGCCatagctgctcctcctcctggcttcagGGACAGCTccgatgaggaggagcagcagggggcaggaCCTCGGGCCCAGGGGGTTCGCAATGACATCCCAGTGTCTCTTATTGACTCCGTGCCCACCCACCGGGCGGAGGGCCACGGGGAGCCTCTGGACGATGCAGTGGTGTCCACCTTACAGGCACTCGAAGCCCTCGCTGCATCGGAGGAACAAAGTCCGGCACAGTCAGAGAGTAGCACAG GTGTAGAGTTATCGCGAGCATTTAGTCCCGACTCCTCAGATTCTGGCAACGAGACAAACTCTTCTGAGATGACAGAGAGTTCAGAACTGGCTTGCGCACAGAGACACTCAGAAAACCTGAGGATGTACGTAGCCATGACAGAGGGATACCATGCCATGAACGAGGAAAAGACAGAGGTGGCTGCATCTAGAAATGGGGGAGCGAGAGCTATGCCATACAACCCCCAGGAGCATCAGGAGGAGACAAAGTCgtctgctgccacctcctcccAGATGTTTCACTCAGACGGTGGTgagatggagccagagactATGGAAATAAAATCAGTGAGTGAGTTCTTCACTAAGTTGCACATGGGTTCAGTGATGAACAGACAGAGGGGAAAACAGAAGGAAGCAGAGGGCAAAAGCCAAGGAGATGCCTGTGAATCCTCTGACAGGTCCCAAGTAATTGCTCAAGACACCACCAAAGAGGACCCCCCTCATCTGGTTGGGAAGTACAATGCTTTCACTGTGAGAGATTCCTATTACATGAATCAGCTCGATCTGGGGCGAACTCACTATAAAGACCGGCATCAAAAATGGCAGCAGAGAGCGGCTGGAAACAAAATGGCAGAGAATCTCTCTGCAGAATGTGTGAATGAGTCACAGGCTTCCCACGCAGACAGGTTGACACtaaagggagagaaaaaggacTCTGATGAAAGGAGCCAACAGTTAAATGCCCAATTCCGCTCGCCGTCTAAAGCACCCATCCCCGCAGAGGGCGACGCCGCTTCACAGGATAATGAGCAGCCCCAAATGAAGATTCCACAATCCGAGCACGATGTCACACGCTTATACGACTACCATGTAAGCAAGCGCATGTCATCGATACAGAGCGAAGGCGTTCATTCTCTGCAGAGTTCACAGTGTTCCTCCATCGATGCCGGTTGtagcacaggcagcagcagctgtgtcacGCCCATGGATTCTCCCCTGTGTGCCACAGATAATATGCATGTACTGTCCGAGTCCTCACTCAGAGGCCTCGGTTATGTAACTGCTGAGGAGAAATCTTACGGGGCACCGGGCCAAGCGAAAGCTGCCCATCCCATGGACCCCACCCTGCTGAGGAAGATTCACGCAGCTACCAGCGCCGAGCCTGGCTTCACGATCCCACGGGATGGCAGCCACAGGATgcccaaaataaaagaaacgaCAG CTTGCACACAGCTGAAGAAGGTTGAAAAAGAGTCATCTTTAGCTCTCTATAATGAGACCAGTACCACCACCACAACCATGTCACCTTCATCCTTACGAAGTAGCACAGAGCCCAGTAGGCTAACACTGGCCTGCTCTGAGACCGACCCACACGCCCTGGCTTTCCCGTCAAGTGGATCATCATGTGAACCTACAACCGGCAGCCTCAGGAAGCCACACAGGGTCCGGATGctcagaaggagctggagcacCACGATGCCAGGTTCCAGGAGCTTAGAAGCACTAATAGAGAAAACCAAAGCCACACTTACAGGAAGGAGCAGTGGTCAGAATTTGCAGTCTCATGATGAGCCAGAATCGCAGAGGGAATACTCTATCAAATCCTTGCCCAAGAGCTTGTCCCAGGGTTTACTAAGCTCTAATTCATCTGCTGAAGAGCTACTGAGAGGAGCCTCCGCATTGCTTCCAGAGCCAGCGGTACCAAAGTTGGCTGTGCGGAGGTGCCACAGGCCGTTCAGTCATTGCTTCCAcaggagaaagacaaacacagatggTGATAATGACGGCAGAGATATGCCCTCACACACATTGTTCTCTGTCAGCACTGTTTCATTCTGTCCAATGGAAAGGCAGAAAGCTGACTGTAAAGTAAAAATGACCACTGATGTGAATGACTCCAGCCTCAAAGCAAGGCTAGACCATGTAAATTCGATGAAGGGAAAAACATACAGCCTCCACACAGGGTTTGCACTTGCACAGAAGGATGCTTTAGAGATAGTCGACGTGCTGCGTTCCAGCGTTGGGCGCTTGGCCAGGCgcgagaggtcagaggtcaacaagGGTGACATGGAAACGTTCTCTCAGCTGCTTTTGATGCAGGCCAAACTACTAAGCAACTCCTGCAGTCAGATGGCCGTGGAGTACAGCAGCCCCGAGGAGTTGCTGCTTACTCTGACGCACAGCTTTCACACGCTCTGCTGCTTAACACAAGCCTGCATGTCATTAATGGAAGGCCTGAGCACTGACAGAGAGCGGCGCAAACTGGTGGCCAAGGTGGATGAGATCGTCATGAACTACGTGTGTCTACTGAAAGCGGCCgaggcagctgcaggaagctccCCTAGTGACCAAAGTGTGAATGCATTGACACATCACTCGGCCACCATTTCTACTATTACAAGCTCACTAACTCACTCACTGAAAACATTGCTCACCAAATAA